A single region of the Streptomyces sp. NBC_00425 genome encodes:
- a CDS encoding LPXTG cell wall anchor domain-containing protein, whose protein sequence is MSSARRPLLTATAAATLLGALWFVPSANASQETPARTVTTTQVTTQARAASTTTTGAVTRAADRATDRGATRTLADTEAVAENGAGADDGVRLADTGSFDTTPYVVGGTTLLALGAGFVVYSIRRERLGF, encoded by the coding sequence GTGTCATCCGCTCGACGTCCGTTGCTGACCGCCACCGCCGCGGCGACCCTGCTGGGCGCCCTGTGGTTCGTCCCGTCCGCCAACGCGTCCCAGGAAACCCCGGCCAGAACGGTCACGACGACGCAGGTCACGACCCAGGCGCGGGCCGCGTCGACGACCACGACCGGGGCGGTGACCCGGGCCGCGGACCGGGCGACGGACCGCGGCGCCACGCGGACCCTCGCCGACACCGAGGCCGTCGCCGAGAACGGGGCGGGGGCCGACGACGGCGTCCGGCTCGCCGACACCGGAAGCTTCGACACCACCCCCTACGTGGTCGGCGGGACGACCCTGCTCGCGCTGGGCGCGGGGTTCGTCGTCTATTCCATTCGCCGGGAACGTCTGGGTTTTTGA